DNA sequence from the Actinacidiphila yeochonensis CN732 genome:
CATCCGGACATAGCGCCCGGAACCGTTTACGGAAACCGTCTGGTTGCCGCCGGTGCCGGTGGTGGTGGAGTAGACGTCCGTCCAGTTCGAGCCGTCCGAGGAGACCTGGATCTCGAACGCCTTGGCGTAGGCGGTCTCCCAGTTGAGGGTGACGGAGCTGAGGCTCGCGGTGGCGCCGAGGTCGACCTGGAGCCACTGCGGGTCGGCGGCGGCGCTCGACCAGCGGGTCGCGGTGTTGCCGTCGACCGCGTCGGCGGCCGGGGTGCCGGCGTTCTCGGTGGAGGAGGCGGTTGCCGTCCTGCCCTGCGAGAGCAGGGTGCCGGCCGCGTGCGCCGCGTGCAGGGGCACGAAGAGCAGCAGCGAGGCGAACAGGGCGGTGACCACCGCCGCGACGATGTTGCGCTGTCTGCGCAGGACGGACGGCGGCGCCGAACCGGGCGAAGCCGACCCGGTGGGGGGTGGGAGCATGCGGCACTCTCCTGGATGCGTGGTGGGGGGCAGGGAAGGTGAACGCCCGGCGTTCGCTGCCCAGTTCACCACTGAGAGCGCTCTCCTGACGTATGCGCAGATGGTTCTCCCTGTGTTTCGTCCATGTCAAGAGTTGTGCACAACGGCCGCGGTCGGGGGCGCCGCTCCCCTTCCGCTCCGGTCTGCCGCCGCCCGGTGCGGCGCCGCTGCGCGGCCCGTCAGGCGCCCGCCCGTCACCCGTACGCCAACCGCGGTACACGGAGACAGTGTTCAGACGGTGAAGGCGGCGGCCCGGAGACCGCCGCCGAAGGTTCAAGGGGTTCACCCCCGCCGGGGGCACGGCGAAGGGGGCCGCCTCCCGGACCAGGTCCGGAAGGCGGCCCCCTTCGGGCCGTCCGCCCGCGGGTGGCGGACGTCAGCGGTGGAACTCAGCCGCGGTCACTCGGCCGCGGGCGGTCGTGCCGCCCGTCGGCCGGGTGTGCCGGGCGTGCGGTCACGCCGCCACCGAACGGTGGCTGCGGTGGCGCCGCGCGTAGTACAGGGCACCGCCGCCGACCAGCAGCACGCCCGCGGTCACGCCCAGCGGCAGCGCCGGGGAGGAACTGCCGGTCTCGGCCAGCTGCGTCGAGACGTCGTTGCCGCCGGAGGAGCCGGTGCCGGAGCCCGAGCCGCCCGCGCCGGAGCCGTTGTGGCCGCCGTTCGAGCCGCCGTTGCCCTTGCCGTTGTCGTTGCCCTTGCCGTTGTTGCCGGTGCCGCCGTTGTTGCCGGTGCTGATGGTGCGCACCGACTTCACGGAGCCGTTGCTGTTCAGCAGCACCTGCTTGTCGTTCGGGTGCTTGAAGTCGAAGGCGCCGTTGAGCGACCCGGCCCGGGTGTCGAAGGACGCGTCACCGATCCGGCCGGTCTTCCAGTTGTCCTCGATGAACTTGGTGATCGACGCCTGCTCGGTGCGGTCGTGGTCGATCGAGTTCGCCTTGCTGTAGGGCGAGATGACCAGCAGCGGCTGGCGGGTGCCGGGGCCGCAGCGGTCGGCGTAGCCGCCCAGCGCGGCCGGACCGGCCTGGCACATCGGGCTGTCCGTGGTCTTGCCGTTGGAGCCGACCGTGGTGTCCTTGGAGCCGTTCTGCGGCGTGGCGACCACGTGGTCGTACCAGCCGTCCGAGTCGTCGTAGGCGACGACGACGGCGGTGTCCTTCCAGTCCGCGGAGGACTGGACGGCGTTGATCTCCTTGACGATGAAGTTCTGCTCGTCGGTCGGGTCGGAGTAGGCGGCGTGGCCGTCCTGGTACTCAGCGGCCTTCAGGAAGCTGACGGAGGGCAGGTTGCCCGCCTTGAGCGCCGCGTCGAAGTCCGTGAGGTCGTAGTTGTGGTTCGCCTGGCCGTTGTGGCCGATCTCCGCGACGTTCTTCGGCGCCAGGTGGTGCGGGTTCGACGTCGACTTGTAGTACTGGAACGGCGAGTGGTGCGGGCTGTAGTCCACCGACGAGGCGCCGGCGATGTTGGTGTGCGTGCTTCCCAGGCAGCTGGCGTAGTCGCCCTGCTTGCCGTCCCACGCGGTGGACGGACGGAAGCCGCCCTGGAACCAGCCCCACGTCACGTTCTTGGAGTTGAGCAGGTCGCCGACGTTCTTGCCCGTCATCTCACCCAGCGCGTTGGTGCTGGTGTGGCTGTTGTCCGAGCAGTCGTCGTAGGCCGGGTCGGGGTCGTTGGCGACGGTGCCGACACCCTTGGCGTTCGGCGAGGCCACCGTGTACGCGTCGGGCGTGGTGGTCTGCTTCGGGTTCTCCGTGCCGGACGCCGGGTCCACGGAGACGACGCCGTGCGTCTGGCCCGAGACCAGGTTCAGCGCGCCCGGGGTGGACGGGCCGAAGTTGGAGCTGAAGGAGTTGTCGCCGAGCGAGTAGTTCTGCGCGTAGTTCCACATCGCGGTGACGGTGTTGCCGTCGTAGTAGTCCATGACCAGACCGGGCTGGTAGAACAGGCCGCCCGAGCACTTGCCCGAGTCGGTGTTCTGGACGTACGAGTCGGCCTTGCCGCCGTTGGCCGCGTACTGCTCGGGGCCGTAGGAGTGGTTCTGGTCGCAGGTCACGGCATCGGTGCTGGCCAGGCGCTGCGGGGCGTACTGGTTGGGGTTCTTCTTCAGCAGGCCCGAGTTGGTGAGGTTGTTCGCCTTCGGCGTGTTCTTCGCCGCGGTGAACTTCGTCCCGTCGGTGTTCGCCGCCTGCGGGTACGTGCCGAAGTAGTGGTCGAACGACACGTTCTCGTCGTAGATGACGACCAGGTGCTTGATCGGCGTGGTGGTGCTGGTGGTGCTGGTGGTGCCGTGGTTCGAGGGGGCGGGCGAGGCGTAGGCCGGTGCGGCGGCGCCCGCCAGCATGAGCGCTGCGGCTCCGGCGAACGCCCCCCAGCGCGCGGCCCGTACGCCCGGACCCCTTCTCGTCGTGCCATTCCCGCCAGTGCTGGTCATGCTCTGTCAGCCTCCGCTGTGTGGTGCTTTCATCCGTACGCGAACACGTTGGCGCACGGTGTCGGTCGCGATCGTTCTGGTGGGCCTCGACGGGACTGAGGACCTCTGGTGACCGGCCGGTGAACACGAGGAGTCGGTTCCGTTCCCGATATCGTCGGTCGCGGCCGTTCCCGCTACCGTTCGCGACGACTGCCGTACGGCGTCGGGGAGTTAGCCCAACAGGGCGCTTCCGTACCAGTCGGAGCGGTCCCGGACGCCGGGCAGCGCGAAGAAGTAGCCGCCGCCGTACGGCGAGATGTAGTCCACCAGCGGTTCACCCGCCAGGCGCTTCTGGACCGCCTCGAACTGCCGCTGGAGGTCCTGCTGGTAGCAGACGAAGACCAGCCCCATGTCGAGGTTGCCGTTGACGTCCATGCCGTTGTCGTAGTTGTAGGCCCGCCGCAGGATGCGCTGGTCGTCGGTCTGCGTGGTGCGCGGGTTGGCCATCCGCATGTGGCTGTCCAGCGGGATGACGTCTCCCATCGGGTCCTGGGCGAAGTTCGGCGTGTCGAACTCGTGGTCGCCGTCGAGCGGTGCGCCGGTGTCGCGGTTGCGGCCGAACATCCGCTCCTGCTCGGTGATCGACACCCGGTCCCAGAACTCCACCAGCATCCGGATCACCCGCACCACCTGGTACGAGCCGCCGGCCGTCCACGCCGGCTCGGCGCCGCCGGAGCCCACCCACAGCAGCTTCTCGGCCACCGCCGGTTCGGTGATGTCCGGCTGGGAGGTGCCGTCCTTGAACCCCAGGTGGTTGCGGGGGGTGCCGGAGGGCCGCGACGGGCTGGAGAAGCCGTCCATGCGCCACCTGACCTGCATGCCGCCGCGGGTGTGCCGGGCTATGTCGCGCAGCGCGTGCAGCACCGTGTCGGTGTGCGGGGCGCTGAGCTGGAGGCTCAGGTCGCCGTGGCACCACTCCTCGCGCAGGTCGTCGTCGGGGAACGCCGGCATCGCCGACAGCCGCAGCGGCTTGCGGTCGCCCAGCCCGAACCGCCCGTCGAAGAGCGAGGCGCCCACGCCGACGGTGACCGCCAGCCCGTCGGCCGGAACCTTCGGGCCGAGGGTGCCGCTGTCCGAGGGCGAGTCGGTGATGCCCACGGCCTGCGGCGTGCCGCCCGTGGCCAGGAACCGGGCCCGCTCCGTGAGGGTGTGCATCAGCTCGGTCAGCTCCCGCCGGTCGGCGGCCGTCACGTCGAACGCCAGCGTCACCGAGGCGTTCTGGACCGGCTGGGCGACGCCCGCCTGGTGCACGCCGTGGAACGGCGCGGTGGCCGCCGCGGCCTTCTGGGCGGGCGTCGGGGAGGCGGCCGAGGCCGTGGCCCCGGCCAGTACCGCGGAGCCGCCCGCCGCCGCGCCGATCGCGCCCGCGCCCAGCGCCGCCCCGCGCAGGAAGCCGCGCCGCCGCATGCTCCCGGTGCCCTGTCCGACAGCGGTGCCGTCGCCGTTCATGCCGTCCTCCGCACATCGAAGATCGCCGCCACCGGGGCGAGTTGTTCCAGAAGGTCGCCGAAGTCGGCGTCGAGTCGCTCGCGTTGGGAGCGGGTGAGTTCGTCCACCGGGGTCCACTTCCCGCCGTGCTCGAACGAGGCCGCGTAGGCGCGGGCCCGCGCCAGCGAGGCGTCCAGCTCCGCCAGGTTCGTGTCGCGGGTCTTCAGCAGCGGGCGCAGCCGGTCCAGGATCTGCCGCGAGCCGTCGAGGTTGGCCACCGCCGTCGCCAGGTTGGTGCCGCTGCCGTAGTCCGTGCGGCTGGTGAGCTCGAACTGGAGGGTGTTCTCGACGATCTCGTGGGCCCGCAGGGCCATGTTCGCCGGGTCCATCTGCTGCTTCGTCCAGGTGGTCCGCAGGTCCCGCGCGGCCTTGTCCAGGGTCTGCGCCTGCCCGCGCAGGGAGGCGGCGGACTCGCCGTGCCACAACCCGTACTCGATGCGGTGGAAGCCCGTGAAGCCGTCGGCCTCGGCGGGGTCGCCGCCCAGCGGCGCGGTCCCGTTGATCACGCCGTCGGCGTCCCCGAAGGTGTCGTACGCGGCGCCCATCCGCTCGTAGACCAGGTGGCCCGACAGCCAGTCGCGGCGCGCGGCGGAGAGGTCGCCGCGGTCGATGTCCGCCTTCAACCTGCCTGTCTCCGTGGTGAGATCGGCCATCCGGCCGTTGATCCACTTCTGGTAGGCGAGGGTCGGCGGGATCAGGTCGTGCACGGTCACCGGCAGGCTGGAGGGTCCCTGCGGGGTGTGGCCGGGGACCTTCACGGAGGGGCCGGTCACCGAGTCGGTGTCCTCCTGCTGGCACTCGAAGGCGTAGGTCCCGCTGCCGAGGTCGACCAGCATCTGCCGGTCGGCCCCGGGCGCCAGGCCCTCCACCTCCGCGTAGAGCCGGCCGGTGTGCGGGTCGGTGAGGTACACCTCGCTCGCCGAGGAGCCGGAGTTGTGCAGGTCGAAGACCTGCGTCCCGGCGCGCGGCGCGGCGGAGGCGTCCCAGCCCGTGCCGCAGTTGCTCGGGGAGATCTCCACCGCGGTGTGGCGCATCCCGTCGGAGGCGGCCGCTGCCGACGGGTGGCCGGTGCCGCTCGTGTGGCGGCCGGACGCGACCAGCGCGCCCGCGGCCACGGCGGCGACGACCACCGCGGCGGCGGCCGCCTGGACGCCGCGCGAGCGCAACAGGCCGCGGCGGGCCGCGGGGGCGCCGTCGGAGGCGGCGGAGGCGGCAGGGGCGTCGCCGGTCCCGCCGGCAGCCGCTGTCGCTTCGGCGGTTCCGGTCGCATCGGTCGCTTCGGCGGCGGGGTCCGCTATGCCGTCAGGGGACGCGCTGGACGGCGTGTCGGCCGCCTCGCCTCCGCCGGACCCGGCGGCGGGCTCCGACTGGGGCGAACTGCCCGACGGGGCTGCCGCGGCGGGATCGGGATCGGGTTCGGCGGACACCGGACCTCCGGATTCGGTGCAGTGGATCGTGGTCGCCGCAATGCTATGCACGCCGCGGCACGCCACCCCAGCAGCTCAGTGCCAGGAACCCATAATTCCCCCGCAGTTCACTATCGCGACATCGTAAGGGTACCCTAACTAACCCTTTCGGGCTGGTCGGCGACCCGGAAGGCCGCCGTGGGGAGCCGGACGCGCCCCGTCGGGGTCCGGCGGGGCGCGTCCGGGAGGGCTCCGGGGAGTCAGTCCGCTGTCAGCACCACGGGACGGCCGACAGGTTGTCGACGTAGCGCGCCGCCACATACCCCTTCTTGCCGGCGCCCAGCCGGTACCAGCGGTCGTTGCCGTCCACCTTCTCGCCGACGACCTTGCACGTGAGCGCGACCACCGCGCCGGGCTGGAGGGTGCCGAGAGCGCGGGAGTCGCTGCTGGCGTACTCGCGGACCGTCAGGGGCAGGCGGGAGACCACCCGGCCCTTCGGCTCGGCCGCGGGCTTCGTGGGCTTCGCCGGCTGGGCGGCGGCGCCCGAGCCGCCCGCGGAGCCGGCGGCGGGGGCGGTGGGGTGGCGTGCGGGGCGGCCGGCCCGGTGGACGCCGTCGACACCGCGCCGGCGGCGGAGGCGCCAGCCGCCGGGTCCGCGGCGAGCGCGGGGGTGGCGACCAGCACGCCCGAGCCGGCGATCAGCAGACCCGCGACCGCCGTGGTGACACGGCGCTTGGCAAGGCTTGAGTACATTCCTGTCCTCTTTCGTGGAAGAGCTGCCGTTGCCTCCTTCATGGCATGCGGGACGGCCGGGTGGGGCCAGGGGAAGGCATCTCCACCCGGATGGACCGCACCTGACGCCCGCCTGCCGTCATCCGCGCCCCGCCGCGCCCATGGCCCCCTCCAGCGCCGGGTGTTGACGGGGCAGGCAACCGCGGAGGGCGGCCGGCCCCGAGGGTCCCGACAAGGTCCGGAAAGCGTCATATCCCGGTCAAGCGGCGGTCATCCGCGGTCCAGCGGTACGGCCGCGGTCATCCGCAGGTCAGCAGACCGGCGTCGGCCTTCGCCCGCAGCACCCGCTTCACGCTGTCGTCGACGTCTGCGCGGAAGGCCGCGTCGGAGGACATCCGGGAGAGCACGGCCGCGGCCATCGGGGCCACGGTGTCGGTGCTGACGGTCAGGACGACGTTGCCGCCCGCCGCGATGAAGTCGACGGCGCGGGCGCCCGCGGAGCGGTCCGAGACGGCCACCGCCTGCCCGAGGTCGTCGGAGATGACCGGGCCGGTGAAGCCCAGCCGGCCGCGGAGCACGCCGCGGATCACCGTGGTGGAGAACGCGGCCTGGTTGTGGCTGTCGATCCGGCTGTAGATCGCGGAGGAGACCATCACGAAGGGCACGCCGGCCTGCACGGCGTTGCGGAACGGCAGCAGGAAGGGATCGTCGCGGGTGGTGGTCGGGTCCGTCACACCGGAGCTGAAGTCGGTGTTGCCGCGCACCCGGCCCAGGCCGGGGAAGTGCTTGGCCGTCGCGGTCACCTTCGCCTGCGCCATCCCCTTGAGGAACGCGGTGCTGTGCGTGGCCACCGTCGACGGGGTGGTGCCGTACTCGCGGTCGAGCTGGCCGATCGGGGCGTTCACCGACGTGAGGTCGGGCGGCACCGTGTCGGCGACCGGGGCGAGGTTCATGTCGACGCCGGCCGCCTGCAGCTCGCGCCCCCACTGGGCGGCGCGCGACTGGAGCAGCGAGGCCGACCAGGTGCCCTGCGTGGTGGCGGCCGGGATGGTGCTGAAGCCCGGCCCCCGCAGTACCTGGACCTGGCCGCCCTCCTGGTCGGTGGAGACGAACATGCCGAGCTTCACCCCGTGCACGGAGGTGGCGAGGCCGCGCACCTTGTCGGTGATCGCCTTCACCGACGCCGAGCCGGCGTTGGTGCGTCCGCTGAGGAAGACCGAGCCGGCCCGGCTGGAGCGGATCGCGGCGGCCTGTGCGCTGGTCAGACCGGTACTGCCGACCGGCGTCATGAGCAGCTGCCCCACCCGCTGGGCGTTGTCCATCGCGTTGAACGCGGTGGAGACGCAGGCGGCCGGCTGAGCGGTGGCCGGGCCGGAGGTGCTCGCCGACGGGGCGGCGGTGCTCGCGCTCGTGGCGGGGGAGGAGGTGGCCCGCGGCGAGCCGGTGGTGGCGGGGGTGGACGTCGACGGGGCAGCCGGCGTCGTGGTGGACGACGACCCCCCGTTCCCGCCGCAGGCGGCCACCGCCACCAGCAGGCCGAGGCAGAGCGCGCCCCGCCTCGCCCGGACGGAGTAGGGCGTCCTGACGGCGTGTGGACCCGGACCGGGACCTGGACCTGGCACCTTGCGCACGGTGTGACCTCGCACCTCGGGTTTCGGGGGTGACATCTGTGCTCCTTGATTCCACCTGAGACCGAGGTTGTCCCGTCCGGCGCGAATTAACCCCCGTGAGGGTCCCCCCGCCGTCAGCCGAACGGACGCCCCCGCCGCGCGCCGGCCCGGTGCGGGCGGCGCGCGGCGGGGGCGTGGCGGTCACCTGTGCGGTGTACCGTACCGGCTCCGCGCCGTGCCCGGAGCGGCGGACGGGCACGGAGCCGCGGGCGGGTGCGTGCCCGGCGGTGCCGGTCAGCCCTTGCTGGAGCCGAGGGACAGCCCCGCGATGAACTGGCGCTGGAGGCACAGGTAGACCACCAGGGTCGGGATCGCGGCGATCATGGCCGCTGCCGCGATCATGTTCTGGTTGCTGACGAACTGTCCCTGGAGGTTGGCGAGCGCCGAGGTGACCGGGCGCTTGTCGCCGGACGACATCAGGGTGATGGCCCAGAAGAAGTCGTTGTAGATCCAGGTGGTCAGCAGCGTCGCCAGCGCCGCGAGCGCCGGACGGCACAGCGGGACCGTCAGCCGCCAGAACCGCGTCCACAGGCTCGCGCCGTCCACCAGCGCCGCCTCGTACATCTCACCCGGGATCGAGCGCATGTAGTTGCTGAGGACGAAGACGCAGAAGCCCATCTGGAAGGCGACGTTGATGACGACCAGACCGAAGATCGAGTTGTACATCAGGCCGCTGTGCGCGATGAAGTGCGGCAGGTGGATCTTGAGGTAGATCCGGTACAGCGGGGTGATGACCACCTGCTGCGGCAGCAGGTTGCCGGCCGTGAAGACGATCAGCAGGGCCACGTTCACCCTGATGTTCACCCGGGTCAGCACGAACGCGACCCCGGAGGAGAGCGCCAGCACGACGGCCACCGCGGGCACGGTGATCAGCACCGAGTTCCAGAAGAAGTGGAGCATGTCCGACTGCGTCCACGCGTCGCGGAAGTTGTCGAACGTGATGTGGTGGGGCAGCGACACGTACCCGTACTTGCGGGTGTCGGAGTACGGCCGCAGGGCCACGTAGAGGGCGAACAGGATCGGCAGCACCCACAGGACGGACGCGATGATCAGGAACGCCTGGGAGGCGATCTGGCCCCACGCCTTGGGTTTGCCGCCGGGGCCTCCCGGGCGGGCGGACGACGGGGCGGCCGGGCGGGCCAGTGTCTCGGTGCTCACGGTGCTTCCTCCCGGCGGAAGGTCTGGTAGAGGAAGATCGAGATGGGCACCAGGGAGATCACCAGCAGCACCACGCCCAGCGCCGACCCGTAGCCGACCCGCTGGGTCTCGCCGACGATGTTGGAGGTCACCAGCACCGACAGCAGCTCCAGGCCGTTGATGCCCTTGTTGGTGATGTAGACCAGGTCGAAGGCGCGCAGCGACTCGATCACCGTGACCACCATGATCACGATGTTGATCGGCTTCATCACCGGGAAGACGACCCGCCAGAACGTCTGCCACGGGTTGGCGCCGTCCATCAGCGCGGCCTCGCGCAGCGTGGGGTCGACCGCCTTGAGCCCGGCCAGGTAGAGCACCATCACGTACCCGGCCTGTCGCCAGGTGGCCTCCAGCAGCACCGCCCACAGGTTCAGATGGGGGTTGCCCAACCAGTCGATGGCGTTGCTGTTGCCGTTCCGGCCGATGACGGTGTTGATCAGGCCGTAGTTCTGGGAGTACACGAACTCCCAGATGATGCCGATCAGCGCCAGCGACAGCATCACCGGCAGGAACAGCAGGCTCTGGTAGATGCGGGTGCCGCGCAGGCCGCGGTCGAGCAGCACCGCGAAGAGCATGCCGAGCGGGGTGGCGATCACCACGAACACCGCGAGCCAGATCAGGTTGTGGCGCACGGCGGGCCAGAACGACGGGTCCAGCGTGGCGGCCTGATGGTAGTTCTGGACGCCGAACCAGCAGCCGTTGTTGAGGATCGACGGCATGTTCGGCTGGCACGTCTTGCTGTGCAGACTGCCGACGCCGTTCCACTTGGTGAACGACAGCAGCACGGTGCCGATGGCCGGGAACCACACGAAGACGAGGTCCAGCAGCAGGGGTATGCCCAGTAGCAGCGCGACGACGACGCGGTCGCGCGTGTTCATCGT
Encoded proteins:
- a CDS encoding alkaline phosphatase family protein, coding for MTSTGGNGTTRRGPGVRAARWGAFAGAAALMLAGAAAPAYASPAPSNHGTTSTTSTTTPIKHLVVIYDENVSFDHYFGTYPQAANTDGTKFTAAKNTPKANNLTNSGLLKKNPNQYAPQRLASTDAVTCDQNHSYGPEQYAANGGKADSYVQNTDSGKCSGGLFYQPGLVMDYYDGNTVTAMWNYAQNYSLGDNSFSSNFGPSTPGALNLVSGQTHGVVSVDPASGTENPKQTTTPDAYTVASPNAKGVGTVANDPDPAYDDCSDNSHTSTNALGEMTGKNVGDLLNSKNVTWGWFQGGFRPSTAWDGKQGDYASCLGSTHTNIAGASSVDYSPHHSPFQYYKSTSNPHHLAPKNVAEIGHNGQANHNYDLTDFDAALKAGNLPSVSFLKAAEYQDGHAAYSDPTDEQNFIVKEINAVQSSADWKDTAVVVAYDDSDGWYDHVVATPQNGSKDTTVGSNGKTTDSPMCQAGPAALGGYADRCGPGTRQPLLVISPYSKANSIDHDRTEQASITKFIEDNWKTGRIGDASFDTRAGSLNGAFDFKHPNDKQVLLNSNGSVKSVRTISTGNNGGTGNNGKGNDNGKGNGGSNGGHNGSGAGGSGSGTGSSGGNDVSTQLAETGSSSPALPLGVTAGVLLVGGGALYYARRHRSHRSVAA
- the efeB gene encoding iron uptake transporter deferrochelatase/peroxidase subunit — its product is MNGDGTAVGQGTGSMRRRGFLRGAALGAGAIGAAAGGSAVLAGATASAASPTPAQKAAAATAPFHGVHQAGVAQPVQNASVTLAFDVTAADRRELTELMHTLTERARFLATGGTPQAVGITDSPSDSGTLGPKVPADGLAVTVGVGASLFDGRFGLGDRKPLRLSAMPAFPDDDLREEWCHGDLSLQLSAPHTDTVLHALRDIARHTRGGMQVRWRMDGFSSPSRPSGTPRNHLGFKDGTSQPDITEPAVAEKLLWVGSGGAEPAWTAGGSYQVVRVIRMLVEFWDRVSITEQERMFGRNRDTGAPLDGDHEFDTPNFAQDPMGDVIPLDSHMRMANPRTTQTDDQRILRRAYNYDNGMDVNGNLDMGLVFVCYQQDLQRQFEAVQKRLAGEPLVDYISPYGGGYFFALPGVRDRSDWYGSALLG
- a CDS encoding EfeM/EfeO family lipoprotein codes for the protein MSAEPDPDPAAAAPSGSSPQSEPAAGSGGGEAADTPSSASPDGIADPAAEATDATGTAEATAAAGGTGDAPAASAASDGAPAARRGLLRSRGVQAAAAAVVVAAVAAGALVASGRHTSGTGHPSAAAASDGMRHTAVEISPSNCGTGWDASAAPRAGTQVFDLHNSGSSASEVYLTDPHTGRLYAEVEGLAPGADRQMLVDLGSGTYAFECQQEDTDSVTGPSVKVPGHTPQGPSSLPVTVHDLIPPTLAYQKWINGRMADLTTETGRLKADIDRGDLSAARRDWLSGHLVYERMGAAYDTFGDADGVINGTAPLGGDPAEADGFTGFHRIEYGLWHGESAASLRGQAQTLDKAARDLRTTWTKQQMDPANMALRAHEIVENTLQFELTSRTDYGSGTNLATAVANLDGSRQILDRLRPLLKTRDTNLAELDASLARARAYAASFEHGGKWTPVDELTRSQRERLDADFGDLLEQLAPVAAIFDVRRTA
- a CDS encoding SH3 domain-containing protein is translated as MVSRLPLTVREYASSDSRALGTLQPGAVVALTCKVVGEKVDGNDRWYRLGAGKKGYVAARYVDNLSAVPWC
- a CDS encoding glycoside hydrolase family 3 N-terminal domain-containing protein, with product MSPPKPEVRGHTVRKVPGPGPGPGPHAVRTPYSVRARRGALCLGLLVAVAACGGNGGSSSTTTPAAPSTSTPATTGSPRATSSPATSASTAAPSASTSGPATAQPAACVSTAFNAMDNAQRVGQLLMTPVGSTGLTSAQAAAIRSSRAGSVFLSGRTNAGSASVKAITDKVRGLATSVHGVKLGMFVSTDQEGGQVQVLRGPGFSTIPAATTQGTWSASLLQSRAAQWGRELQAAGVDMNLAPVADTVPPDLTSVNAPIGQLDREYGTTPSTVATHSTAFLKGMAQAKVTATAKHFPGLGRVRGNTDFSSGVTDPTTTRDDPFLLPFRNAVQAGVPFVMVSSAIYSRIDSHNQAAFSTTVIRGVLRGRLGFTGPVISDDLGQAVAVSDRSAGARAVDFIAAGGNVVLTVSTDTVAPMAAAVLSRMSSDAAFRADVDDSVKRVLRAKADAGLLTCG
- a CDS encoding carbohydrate ABC transporter permease; the encoded protein is MSTETLARPAAPSSARPGGPGGKPKAWGQIASQAFLIIASVLWVLPILFALYVALRPYSDTRKYGYVSLPHHITFDNFRDAWTQSDMLHFFWNSVLITVPAVAVVLALSSGVAFVLTRVNIRVNVALLIVFTAGNLLPQQVVITPLYRIYLKIHLPHFIAHSGLMYNSIFGLVVINVAFQMGFCVFVLSNYMRSIPGEMYEAALVDGASLWTRFWRLTVPLCRPALAALATLLTTWIYNDFFWAITLMSSGDKRPVTSALANLQGQFVSNQNMIAAAAMIAAIPTLVVYLCLQRQFIAGLSLGSSKG
- a CDS encoding carbohydrate ABC transporter permease; amino-acid sequence: MSAPSEERTPAAVSEQSAGLPAPARRRRRRLRTMNTRDRVVVALLLGIPLLLDLVFVWFPAIGTVLLSFTKWNGVGSLHSKTCQPNMPSILNNGCWFGVQNYHQAATLDPSFWPAVRHNLIWLAVFVVIATPLGMLFAVLLDRGLRGTRIYQSLLFLPVMLSLALIGIIWEFVYSQNYGLINTVIGRNGNSNAIDWLGNPHLNLWAVLLEATWRQAGYVMVLYLAGLKAVDPTLREAALMDGANPWQTFWRVVFPVMKPINIVIMVVTVIESLRAFDLVYITNKGINGLELLSVLVTSNIVGETQRVGYGSALGVVLLVISLVPISIFLYQTFRREEAP